One Epinephelus lanceolatus isolate andai-2023 chromosome 10, ASM4190304v1, whole genome shotgun sequence genomic region harbors:
- the LOC117266386 gene encoding uncharacterized protein LOC117266386: MWYLDGSPVNNSDDLTITYEHPNDTGLRSIITVNQPQERDLSTLLCRTSNSLGSASHHFCAYCLQPEQGCRECQECPGGVTFPVFIITVGVLSAALFCALLFAIRARGTGCHTPKKSQSTGDTSPAVMSQGLTTENGNKVSCTSEEDIYVNTDMMKKSDMPNAHLAHQQVASKSSDKTNEANSDVVYSSVIWKSKEKKGECSGGRGPSGSSCLEEERCMEGGMRTNYVSNAVEMGSLYDNTRKDVKEDVYSEYAQVHFRDTNVM; this comes from the exons ATGTGGTATTTGGACGGGTCACCTGTCAATAACTCAGACGATTTGACCATCACCTATGAGCATCCAAATGACACGGGCCTGAGGAGCATCATCACTGTGAACCAACCACAGGAGAGGGATCTTTCCACTTTGCTCTGCCGCACCTCTAACTCTCTGGGATCTGCTTCTCACCACTTTTGTGCCTACTGCCTCCAGCCTGAACAAGGTTGCAGAGAATGTCAAG AATGTCCAGGTGGAGTTACGTTTCCAGTCTTCATCATCACAGTTGGTGTTTTATCAGCAGCACTATTCTGTGCTCTTCTGTTTGCTATCAG agCTCGGGGGACTGGCTGCCATACTCCTAAAAAGAGTCAGAGCACAGGTGACACCAGCCCAGCTGTGATGAGTCAAGGCCTGACAACTGAAAATGGAAATAAG gtGTCCTGCACATCAGAAGAGGATATTTATGTCAACACCGATATGATGAAAAAGTCAGATATGCCAAACGCTCATCTAGCACATCAACAGGTTGCCAGTAAAAGCTCAGACAAGACGAATGAGGCAAACAGTGATGTGGTTTACTCTAGTGTGATCTGGAAGAGCAAGGAGAAGAAGGGAGAATGCTCTGGAGGCAGGGGCCCATCTGGTAGCTCCTGTCTGGAAGAGGAGAGGTGCATGGAGGGAGGCATGCGCACAAATTATGTGAGCAATGCAGTGGAGATGGGGAGTCTATATGACAACACTAGAAAAGATGTAAAGGAGGATGTGTATAGTGAATATGCCCAGGTTCATTTTAGAGACACAAATGTGATGTAA